The sequence ATCCCTCGCCCCCAAAGCTCGACTCCGGCGCCTGCGAGTGATAAATGATGTACGAGATGAGGAAAACGCAGGAGAGGGTGAAAGCCGAGACCATCGCCGCCCGGTGCCAGGGGATCCGGCGGGCGCGGATCGCCACATACCCGGCAAGGAGGAGGAGGGCCGTCGCGCCGTTCATTAGGGCGTGGAAAGCCGGAAGAGCGGAGACGTCGAGCCCCTCGACTTCGAGAACGCGCGGAAAGGCGACCAGGACGAGGACGAGAAGGCAGACCGCGGCGGAGAGGCCGTAGACGAGGGCGGCGAGCGCCTTTTCGTGCACGCCCGCGAAGGTTTGGCGCGCGGGATTCAGTTCGCTCATGGTGTGTGAGAAGATAACACGCCTCGCGCACCTTGTTGCCGCCGCTTCCGCCCTGTTCTAACGTCCCTCCGGACCCGAACGGCCACACCCCCGACCCGGACGAGCGGTGCCCGAAGAGACGAGCGAAGACCGAGGATCCGTCCCCTCCGGCGACCCCGACCGCTGGGGCGAAGCGCTCGTCGGATGGGTTACCCGCGAGATCGAGGGCACCGGCTCCTTTCCGCGCGGCATCGAGGCATGGATTGACGAGCGGCTCGCCCGCCGCCTACTGAATCCCGCGCGTGCCGTCTTCGTCGCGCAACTTCTCTTCGTCGCAGTCGTCGTCGCCATCTCCTGGAGCCAGCTTCCCCCCGGGGCGCTCGCGGCGTGGGCGGCCATGCTCGTCGCTTCCGCCGCCATCCGCTCCGGTCTCCCCGGCTGGCTCGCGAGACAAGGGACCGGGGTCCGGGGATGCGTCGCCGCCTTCCAGTGGTCGGTCCTGATCTCGGGGCTGGTCTGGGGTGGGGGGATCGCATTTCTCGGACGAGGCCTTCCGATCGAGCGGCTCTTCCTGATCCTAGTCGCCCTGACCGGCATGGTCGCCGCCTCCGCGGTCACCCTCGCCCCCGATCCCGCGAGCTTTCGACGCTTCGAGATCCCTCTCGTCACGGGCCTGGTCATCGGCATCCTTTGGCACGGCCAGACCCAGGTCCACTTGCTCGGCGCGGGCCTGATGATTTTGTTCGGCGTGTGGGTGCAAACCCTCCTCCGGCAGAGTCACCGCGCGCTCCGCCACGAGCTCACCATCGCCGCGGATCTCAAGCACCACGACGAGAAGGCCGGGCGGGAGCGCGCCTTTCTAATTGCGCTCCTCCAATCCCTTCCCGACGCCGTCGTCGCGATGAAACGCGACGGTTGCGTCCTCGCACTCAACCGCGGATTCACCGAGACCTTCGGATGGGAGCCGGAAGAGGTCCTCGGCCACGATCTCTTCGAGCTCGCCGTCCCGGAGGAAGGCCGCGACGAGGCGCGGCGGGAAGTCCGGGAGCTTTTCGACGCGGGCGGGAGCGTTCGCGACACGCGCAGGCGTCGGAAGGACGGCTCGTTGATTCAGGTGCGCGTCCTCGCGAGCCCGATCGCCGGGCTCCACGACGTGGTCGCAATCCTGTACTCCGACATCTCCCGCCTCAAGGAGACGGAGTTGGCCCTGGAGCACGCGCGCGCGGCGGCGGAGCAAGCGAATCGGGCGAAGAGCGAGTTCCTCGCCACCATGAGCCATGAAATCCGGACCCCGATG comes from Gemmatimonadota bacterium and encodes:
- a CDS encoding DUF420 domain-containing protein, whose protein sequence is MSELNPARQTFAGVHEKALAALVYGLSAAVCLLVLVLVAFPRVLEVEGLDVSALPAFHALMNGATALLLLAGYVAIRARRIPWHRAAMVSAFTLSCVFLISYIIYHSQAPESSFGGEGWVRPAYFVILTSHIALAPVVLPLALFSVIRALRGEFVRHRRVARWTFPLWLYVAVTGVVVFLMMAPYYAS